Proteins from a single region of Corylus avellana chromosome ca11, CavTom2PMs-1.0:
- the LOC132166485 gene encoding uncharacterized protein LOC132166485 isoform X2 yields MPCSRTITKSVFSTSATARSFLPSFNREQTWEARTTTKAMAGEAGMSTVPQMIGSVLCCKCCSISIAPNTANMCVTCLQSEVDITEGLQKHVIIIQCPECDRYLQPQRTWVKAQLESKALLIFCLRRLKNLNQVGLVSAELIRTEPHSRMIKVRLKLQKEVLNGAILKQSHVVEYVLQEHMCESCLSMQTNPDLWVAAVQLRQNVSHWHTFFYLEQVILKQGAAATAIRIKQMDQGIDFFFSNPSHGVKFVDFIHKVAPVRSRNDTQLVSHDPKSINYCFRNTFLVEICPICREDLICLPPRVAASLGNLGPLVICTKVTNNLVLLDPVTLRICSLNADQYWTVPFEPLLTRRQLVEYIVLDVETDSSKAKVGDCMHALTDALVARVSDYGKNDTTFQIRTHLGHLLKAGDYALGYDLYEANSKNGEVEKHKGLVLPYAILIKKSYEEKKCGKPRFWKLNALDMEVDYKDIAQQEKMISEYEQFLKDLEENIDMSFKISTHLIREYRPSMANGDDLPSVSAEDVFGYISSNEDDDSDRA; encoded by the exons ATGCCTTGTTCGCGCACAATAACTAAGAGCGTGTTTAGCACCTCTGCTACGGCTCGCAGCTTCTTGCCTTCATTCAATCGTGAACAGACATGGGAAGCTAGGACAACAACTAAAG CCATGGCTGGAGAAGCAGGAATGTCTACAGTTCCGCAAATGATTGGCAGTGTTTTGTGTTGCAAATGCTGCAGTATTTCAATTGCGCCAAACACTGCCAATATGTGTGTCACGTGTTTGCAGTCAGAAGTTGACATCACAGAAGGTCTACAGAAGCATGTGATCATAATCCAATGCCCCGAGTGTGACAGGTACTTGCAGCCGCAGAGAACTTGGGTCAAAGCCCAATTGGAATCAAAGGCGCTGTTGATATTCTGTTTGAGGAGACTGAAGAATTTGAATCAAGTAGGATTGGTGTCTGCGGAGTTGATTCGGACCGAACCCCATTCCAGGATGATCAAAGTCAGATTGAAACTTCAGAAAGAGGTTCTTAATGGAGCCATACTTAAACAATCGCATGTGGTTGAGTATGTTCTGCAAGAACATATGTGCGAATCCTGTTTGAGCATGCAGACCAATCCTGACCTGTGGGTTGCAGCCGTGCAACTACGCCAGAATGTTTCTCACTggcatacttttttttatttggagcAGGTGATTCTGAAGCAAGGTGCCGCTGCCACCGCCATAAGGATTAAGCAGATGGATCAAGGGATCGACTTCTTTTTCTCAAACCCAAGTCATGGTGTGAAGTTTGTGGACTTCATTCATAAGGTTGCTCCAGTAAGGAGTCGGAATGACACACAGCTTGTTTCCCATGATCCTAAGAGTATTAACTATTGTTTCAGGAACACTTTCTTGGTTGAAATCTGCCCAATATGTCGtgaggatttgatttgtttgcCTCCAAGAGTCGCAGCTAGTTTGGGAAATCTAGGTCCTCTTGTGATTTGCACTAAAGTGACCAACAACCTTGTTTTGCTGGACCCGGTCACCTTAAGGATTTGTTCCTTGAATGCTGACCAGTATTGGACGGTTCCATTCGAGCCTCTACTCACTAGGAGGCAGCTAGTGGAGTATATAGTGTTAGATGTGGAGACTGATTCTTCTAAAGCTAAAGTTGGTGACTGCATGCATGCTTTAACTGATGCACTAGTGGCCCGGGTATCTGATTATGGGAAAAATGATACAACTTTTCAAATAAGAACGCATCTAGGCCATCTTTTGAAGGCTGGGGATTATGCTCTTGGTTATGACTTATATGAGGCTAACAGTAAGAATGGTGAAGTAGAGAAGCACAAGGGTCTGGTCCTCCCATACGCGATTTTGATAAAGAAGAGCTATGAAGAGAAAAAGTGCGGGAAGCCCCGTTTCTGGAAACTTAATGCCCTTGACATGGAAGTTGATTATAAGGATATAGCTCAGCAAGAAAAGATGATTTCCGAGTACGAACAGTTCTTGAAGGATCTGGAGGAGAACATTGATATGAGTTTCAAAATATCAACGCACCTTATCAGAGAATACCGGCCATCTATGGCTAATGGAGATGATTTACCATCTGTTTCAGCGGAAGATGTGTTTGGTTATATAAGCAGCAATGAGGACGATGATAGTGATAGAGCTTGA
- the LOC132166485 gene encoding uncharacterized protein LOC132166485 isoform X1: protein MPCSRTITKSVFSTSATARSFLPSFNREQTWEARTTTKVLQLSAMAGEAGMSTVPQMIGSVLCCKCCSISIAPNTANMCVTCLQSEVDITEGLQKHVIIIQCPECDRYLQPQRTWVKAQLESKALLIFCLRRLKNLNQVGLVSAELIRTEPHSRMIKVRLKLQKEVLNGAILKQSHVVEYVLQEHMCESCLSMQTNPDLWVAAVQLRQNVSHWHTFFYLEQVILKQGAAATAIRIKQMDQGIDFFFSNPSHGVKFVDFIHKVAPVRSRNDTQLVSHDPKSINYCFRNTFLVEICPICREDLICLPPRVAASLGNLGPLVICTKVTNNLVLLDPVTLRICSLNADQYWTVPFEPLLTRRQLVEYIVLDVETDSSKAKVGDCMHALTDALVARVSDYGKNDTTFQIRTHLGHLLKAGDYALGYDLYEANSKNGEVEKHKGLVLPYAILIKKSYEEKKCGKPRFWKLNALDMEVDYKDIAQQEKMISEYEQFLKDLEENIDMSFKISTHLIREYRPSMANGDDLPSVSAEDVFGYISSNEDDDSDRA from the exons ATGCCTTGTTCGCGCACAATAACTAAGAGCGTGTTTAGCACCTCTGCTACGGCTCGCAGCTTCTTGCCTTCATTCAATCGTGAACAGACATGGGAAGCTAGGACAACAACTAAAG TGTTACAATTGTCAGCCATGGCTGGAGAAGCAGGAATGTCTACAGTTCCGCAAATGATTGGCAGTGTTTTGTGTTGCAAATGCTGCAGTATTTCAATTGCGCCAAACACTGCCAATATGTGTGTCACGTGTTTGCAGTCAGAAGTTGACATCACAGAAGGTCTACAGAAGCATGTGATCATAATCCAATGCCCCGAGTGTGACAGGTACTTGCAGCCGCAGAGAACTTGGGTCAAAGCCCAATTGGAATCAAAGGCGCTGTTGATATTCTGTTTGAGGAGACTGAAGAATTTGAATCAAGTAGGATTGGTGTCTGCGGAGTTGATTCGGACCGAACCCCATTCCAGGATGATCAAAGTCAGATTGAAACTTCAGAAAGAGGTTCTTAATGGAGCCATACTTAAACAATCGCATGTGGTTGAGTATGTTCTGCAAGAACATATGTGCGAATCCTGTTTGAGCATGCAGACCAATCCTGACCTGTGGGTTGCAGCCGTGCAACTACGCCAGAATGTTTCTCACTggcatacttttttttatttggagcAGGTGATTCTGAAGCAAGGTGCCGCTGCCACCGCCATAAGGATTAAGCAGATGGATCAAGGGATCGACTTCTTTTTCTCAAACCCAAGTCATGGTGTGAAGTTTGTGGACTTCATTCATAAGGTTGCTCCAGTAAGGAGTCGGAATGACACACAGCTTGTTTCCCATGATCCTAAGAGTATTAACTATTGTTTCAGGAACACTTTCTTGGTTGAAATCTGCCCAATATGTCGtgaggatttgatttgtttgcCTCCAAGAGTCGCAGCTAGTTTGGGAAATCTAGGTCCTCTTGTGATTTGCACTAAAGTGACCAACAACCTTGTTTTGCTGGACCCGGTCACCTTAAGGATTTGTTCCTTGAATGCTGACCAGTATTGGACGGTTCCATTCGAGCCTCTACTCACTAGGAGGCAGCTAGTGGAGTATATAGTGTTAGATGTGGAGACTGATTCTTCTAAAGCTAAAGTTGGTGACTGCATGCATGCTTTAACTGATGCACTAGTGGCCCGGGTATCTGATTATGGGAAAAATGATACAACTTTTCAAATAAGAACGCATCTAGGCCATCTTTTGAAGGCTGGGGATTATGCTCTTGGTTATGACTTATATGAGGCTAACAGTAAGAATGGTGAAGTAGAGAAGCACAAGGGTCTGGTCCTCCCATACGCGATTTTGATAAAGAAGAGCTATGAAGAGAAAAAGTGCGGGAAGCCCCGTTTCTGGAAACTTAATGCCCTTGACATGGAAGTTGATTATAAGGATATAGCTCAGCAAGAAAAGATGATTTCCGAGTACGAACAGTTCTTGAAGGATCTGGAGGAGAACATTGATATGAGTTTCAAAATATCAACGCACCTTATCAGAGAATACCGGCCATCTATGGCTAATGGAGATGATTTACCATCTGTTTCAGCGGAAGATGTGTTTGGTTATATAAGCAGCAATGAGGACGATGATAGTGATAGAGCTTGA
- the LOC132166484 gene encoding pentatricopeptide repeat-containing protein At4g16835, mitochondrial, with translation MRCFRVTRNQNRLAFLKILSLTKHQASALSTFTIQDPHANPNREAVPANFSSHSPQKTHLVPSNNMSQETATTHFSRKSTPSAQSNLIDVVSSNKVITTYIRAGDLYSALKVFDGMRVKTTVTWNSILAGYSKKPGNMKEACELFDRIPKPDIFSYNIMLACYLHNSDLDTARAFFDKMSVKDTASWNTMISGFAQNGKMGEACKLFLLMPNKNSVSWSAMISGYVECGNLECAMELFEVAPVKSVVAWTAMITGYMKFGKIGLAKKMFQEMPVKNLVTWNAMIAGYVENDRAEDGLKLFREMVGVGVRPNPSSLSSALLGCSNLSALQLGKQIHQLVYKSPLYRDTTAATSLISMYWKCGGLVDACRLFNEIPKKDVVTWNAMISGYAQHGAGEKALHLFNEMRDEGMKPDWITFVAVLLACNHAGLVDLGVRHFDLMVRDYGIEAKPDHYTCMVDLLGRAGRLVQAVNLIKKMPFKPHSAIFGTLLGACRIHKNLELAEYAAKSLLDLDSASAAAYVQLANVYAAMSRWDHVARIRRSMKENNVVKTPGYSWIEVKNIVHEFRSGDRVHPELASIHEKLKELEKKMKLAGYFPDLEFALHDVGEEQKEQLLLWHSEKLAIAFGLIKLPSGTPIRVFKNLRICGDCHHAIKYISAIERREIIVRDTTRFHHFKDGFCTCGDYW, from the coding sequence ATGCGCTGTTTTAGAGTTACAAGGAACCAAAACCGCTTGGCCTTCCTCAAAATTCTCTCCCTAACCAAACACCAAGCCTCTGCTCTCTCCACCTTTACTATCCAAGACCCTCATGCCAATCCAAACAGAGAAGCAGTTCCTGCCAATTTCTCCTCTCACTCACCGCAGAAAACCCACTTGGTCCCCTCCAATAACATGAGCCAGGAAACCGCAACAAcccatttttcaagaaaatccaCACCCTCCGCTCAATCTAATCTTATTGATGTGGTTTCATCAAACAAAGTTATCACCACCTATATTCGAGCTGGTGATTTATATTCTGCTCTTAAAGTGTTTGACGGTATGCGGGTGAAGACTACAGTTACTTGGAATTCAATCTTGGCCGGCTATTCGAAGAAACCTGGGAATATGAAAGAAGCCTGTGAGCTATTCGATAGGATTCCTAAACCAGACATATTTTCATACAACATAATGTTAGCTTGTTATTTACACAATTCTGATCTAGATACTGCACGGGCTTTCTTCGACAAGATGTCTGTTAAAGATACGGCGTCTTGGAATACGATGATATCGGGTTTTGCTCAGAATGGAAAGATGGGGGAAGCATGCAAATTGTTTTTGTTGATGCCCAATAAGAATAGTGTATCGTGGAGTGCTATGATCTCGGGGTATGTGGAATGTGGGAATTTAGAATGTGCGATGGAGTTGTTTGAGGTAGCTCCGGTTAAGAGTGTGGTGGCATGGACTGCCATGATTACTGGGTATATGAAGTTTGGGAAGATTGGATTGGCGAAGAAGATGTTTCAAGAGATGCCCGTGAAAAATTTGGTGACATGGAATGCTATGATTGCAGGTTATGTCGAGAATGATCGAGCAGAGGATGGTTTGAAGCTTTTCAGGGAAATGGTGGGAGTTGGGGTTAGGCCAAACCCATCAAGCTTGAGTAGTGCTTTATTGGGTTGTAGTAATCTATCAGCATTGCAGTTGGGTAAACAAATTCATCAGTTGGTTTATAAGTCTCCACTGTATAGAGATACGACAGCTGCAACTTCATTGATTAGCATGTATTGGAAGTGTGGAGGTTTGGTCGATGCTTGTAGATTGTTTAATGAGATTCCCAAAAAAGATGTGGTCACTTGGAATGCAATGATTTCTGGTTATGCTCAACATGGGGCAGGAGAAAAAGCTCTCCATTTGTTTAATGAGATGAGGGATGAGGGAATGAAGCCAGATTGGATCACCTTTGTTGCAGTATTACTGGCTTGCAACCACGCTGGATTGGTAGATCTTGGGGTTCGACATTTTGATTTAATGGTAAGGGATTATGGAATTGAAGCTAAGCCAGACCACTATACATGTATGGTTGACCTTCTAGGTCGAGCAGGTAGGCTAGTTCAAGCTGTAAATTTGATAAAGAAAATGCCTTTCAAGCCCCATTCTGCTATTTTTGGAACACTTTTGGGTGCTTGTAGGATCCACAAGAATCTAGAGCTGGCTGAGTATGCTGCAAAGAGCTTGCTTGATCTTGATTCTGCTAGTGCAGCTGCTTATGTTCAACTGGCTAATGTTTATGCCGCCATGAGCAGATGGGACCATGTTGCTAGAATTCGACGATCAATGAAAGAAAACAATGTAGTCAAGACACCTGGGTATAGTTGGATTGAGGTGAAGAATATAGTTCATGAGTTCAGGTCGGGAGATAGGGTCCACCCAGAATTAGCCTCTATACATGAGAAACTCAAagaattggaaaagaaaatgaagttgGCGGGCTACTTTCCAGATCTTGAATTTGCATTACATGATGTGGGGGAAGAGCAGAAGGAGCAGCTTTTGCTATGGCACAGTGAAAAATTGGCCATTGCTTTCGGGCTGATAAAACTGCCATCAGGGACTCCAATCCGGGTCTTTAAAAACTTGAGGATATGTGGGGATTGCCACCATGCCATCAAGTACATATCGGCAATTGAAAGAAGGGAAATCATTGTTAGAGATACTACAAGGTTCCATCATTTCAAAGATGGGTTTTGCACTTGTGGTGATTACTGGTAA
- the LOC132166131 gene encoding sm-like protein LSM5 has translation MAANNPSQLLPSELIDRCIGSKIWVIMKGDKELVGTLRGFDVYVNMVLEDVTEYEITAEGRRITKLDQILLNGNNIAILVPGGSPDPE, from the exons ATGGCCGCCAACAATCCATCTCAGCTGCTCCCATCag AGCTAATTGATAGGTGCATAGGGTCGAAGATATGGGTGATAATGAAGGGAGACAAGGAGCTCGTTGGTACTCTTAGGGGCTTCGATGTCTACGTCAACATGGTCCTCGAAGACGTCACTGAATA TGAGATTACTGCCGAAGGGAGACGGATAACAAAGCTTGATCAGATTTTACTAAATGGAAACAACATTGCTATT CTCGTCCCTGGTGGTTCACCCGATCCAGAATGA